Proteins from one Streptosporangium becharense genomic window:
- the meaB gene encoding methylmalonyl Co-A mutase-associated GTPase MeaB codes for MTRTLDDYVRGVKEGSRAWVARAITLVESSRPDHRELARRLLAELTPYTGTARRVGVTGVPGVGKSTFIDALGVRLTGEGHRVAVLAVDPSSTRTGGSILGDKTRMARLAVDPGAFIRPSPTSGTLGGVTRATREAMVVVEAAGYDVVLVETVGVGQSETAVADMVDTFLLLTLARTGDQLQGIKKGVLELADVIAINKADGAEGSTHELDARRAARELAGALRLLGAERTPPVLTCSGMTGKGLEELWRQIVCHRDTLEASGELAERRRLQQVRWTWEMITDRLLVRFRGHPGVAAITAEVERQVREGTLPPSLAAERLLDAFTR; via the coding sequence ATGACGCGGACGCTTGACGACTACGTCCGGGGCGTGAAGGAGGGCTCCCGGGCGTGGGTCGCGCGGGCGATCACGCTGGTGGAGTCCTCCCGGCCCGACCACCGGGAGCTGGCCCGGCGGTTGCTGGCCGAACTCACCCCCTACACCGGAACCGCCCGCAGGGTCGGTGTCACCGGGGTGCCGGGCGTGGGAAAGTCGACGTTCATCGACGCGCTCGGCGTGCGGCTGACCGGCGAGGGGCACCGGGTGGCGGTGCTCGCCGTCGACCCGTCCTCCACCCGCACCGGCGGCAGCATCCTGGGCGACAAGACCAGGATGGCCCGCCTGGCGGTCGATCCGGGCGCCTTCATCCGGCCCTCGCCCACCTCGGGCACGCTGGGCGGCGTCACCAGGGCGACCCGCGAGGCGATGGTCGTGGTCGAGGCGGCGGGGTACGACGTGGTGCTGGTGGAGACCGTCGGGGTGGGCCAGTCCGAGACGGCCGTCGCCGACATGGTCGACACCTTCCTGCTGCTCACCTTGGCCAGGACCGGCGACCAGCTCCAGGGCATCAAGAAGGGCGTGCTGGAGCTGGCCGACGTGATCGCGATCAACAAGGCCGACGGGGCGGAGGGCAGCACCCACGAGCTGGACGCCCGCAGGGCCGCCCGGGAGCTCGCCGGGGCGCTCCGCCTGCTGGGCGCCGAGCGCACTCCGCCGGTGCTGACCTGCAGCGGGATGACCGGGAAGGGTCTTGAGGAGCTCTGGCGGCAGATCGTCTGCCACCGTGACACCCTGGAGGCTTCCGGTGAGCTCGCCGAGCGGCGCCGCCTCCAGCAGGTCCGCTGGACCTGGGAGATGATCACCGATCGGTTGCTGGTGCGCTTCCGCGGTCATCCCGGGGTCGCCGCGATCACCGCCGAGGTGGAACGCCAGGTTCGGGAGGGGACCCTCCCCCCGTCCCTCGCGGCCGAGCGACTGCTGGACGCCTTCACCCGCTGA
- the pyrH gene encoding UMP kinase, whose protein sequence is MRYKRVVIKLSGRAIAGEDDYGFSAAALAHLAAEVVGVRRMGVEIAVVVGGGNVFRGDRSGAWGIDRVEADNIGMMATVINSLLLRGKLNALGEEDVRVMTAVPIDTVAEPFIRLRAVHHLEKGAMLILSGGIGQPFLTTDYPSVQRALELGADGLLVAKHGVDGVYDGDPRVDPAARRFERLTYDDVLHRRLRVMDQSAFILARDHGMPLHVLDIERPGLMAAICRGEHHGTVIGGDVKESVYV, encoded by the coding sequence ATGAGGTACAAGCGGGTCGTCATCAAGCTCAGCGGGCGGGCGATCGCGGGGGAGGACGACTACGGGTTCAGCGCGGCGGCCCTCGCGCATCTGGCGGCCGAGGTGGTCGGGGTCCGCAGGATGGGGGTGGAGATCGCCGTGGTGGTCGGCGGCGGCAACGTGTTCCGGGGGGACAGATCCGGCGCCTGGGGCATCGACCGGGTCGAGGCGGACAACATCGGGATGATGGCCACCGTGATCAACAGCCTGCTCCTGCGAGGGAAGCTCAACGCCCTGGGGGAGGAGGACGTGCGGGTGATGACCGCCGTGCCCATCGACACGGTCGCCGAGCCCTTCATCCGGCTGCGCGCGGTCCATCACCTGGAGAAGGGGGCGATGCTCATCCTCTCGGGCGGCATCGGGCAGCCGTTCCTGACGACCGACTACCCCAGCGTCCAGCGCGCGCTCGAACTCGGCGCCGACGGGTTGCTGGTCGCCAAGCACGGGGTCGACGGCGTCTACGACGGAGACCCCCGGGTCGACCCCGCCGCGCGCCGGTTCGAGAGGCTCACCTACGACGACGTGCTCCACCGCCGGCTCCGGGTGATGGACCAGTCGGCCTTCATCCTGGCCAGGGACCACGGGATGCCGTTGCACGTCCTCGACATCGAACGGCCGGGGCTCATGGCGGCGATCTGCCGGGGGGAGCATCACGGCACCGTCATCGGCGGGGACGTCAAGGAGTCGGTCTACGTCTGA
- a CDS encoding cytochrome P450 gives MSIDAGTRVSRRAGTVPMHRALPGLLREPAEALAGFAQRSGGEIVRLGLGPFRPYLVTHPDHVQQVMRLEWENYQRVGMFWRPLERLFGHSIMSDGAHWRASRDILQPLFTVRYIATIAEEVADRVADRIQEWDEHVRTGRSLDTTAEMSGLLSHIVNRVLFGDKLGREDGERIIPAFDTVSHSLVSRFLMPFMPYAIRLPGDRACLRGVKQIDDVVFPVVRKAMAEPDDGLDVISMLCRSTDENGDRLTDRQIRDALVGVYAASSETTAMVVTWLWLLLEEHPDVAARLQAEIEEVVGDGPARPEHVPRLRYTRMVLLETMRLYPAGWLLPRHVMQDAEIGGVRVRKGSTVLICPYATQRLEEFWERPREFDPERFAPENGERRHRYAYFPFGGGPHKCLGEHLFHVETPLVVASILSRFRLSVRTPGPFSTSWAASLRPRQRVELGLSFAGRDRSGACR, from the coding sequence ATGTCGATCGACGCGGGCACCCGGGTGTCCCGGCGGGCCGGAACCGTTCCGATGCACCGGGCCCTGCCAGGGCTGCTGCGCGAACCGGCGGAGGCGCTCGCCGGGTTCGCACAGCGGAGCGGCGGGGAGATCGTCCGGCTGGGCCTCGGCCCGTTCCGCCCCTACCTGGTGACCCATCCCGACCACGTCCAGCAGGTGATGCGCCTGGAGTGGGAGAACTACCAGCGCGTGGGGATGTTCTGGCGCCCCCTGGAGCGGCTCTTCGGGCACAGCATCATGAGCGACGGCGCGCACTGGCGCGCCAGCCGCGACATCCTGCAACCGCTGTTCACCGTGCGGTACATCGCCACGATCGCCGAGGAGGTGGCCGATCGCGTCGCGGACCGCATCCAGGAGTGGGACGAACACGTCCGGACGGGGCGGAGCCTCGACACCACCGCGGAGATGTCCGGTCTCCTCAGCCACATCGTCAACCGGGTGCTGTTCGGCGACAAGCTGGGCCGCGAGGACGGGGAACGCATCATCCCCGCCTTCGACACGGTCTCCCACTCGCTCGTCTCCCGCTTCCTCATGCCGTTCATGCCCTACGCCATCCGGCTGCCCGGCGACCGGGCCTGCCTGCGGGGCGTCAAGCAGATCGACGACGTGGTGTTCCCGGTGGTGCGCAAGGCGATGGCCGAGCCCGACGACGGCCTGGACGTCATCTCCATGCTCTGCCGCTCCACCGACGAGAACGGCGACAGGCTCACCGACCGGCAGATCCGCGACGCCCTGGTCGGCGTGTACGCCGCCTCGTCGGAGACCACCGCGATGGTCGTCACCTGGCTGTGGCTGCTGCTGGAGGAGCACCCGGACGTCGCGGCACGCCTCCAGGCGGAGATCGAGGAGGTGGTCGGCGACGGCCCGGCCCGGCCCGAGCACGTTCCCCGGCTCCGCTACACCCGCATGGTCCTGCTGGAGACCATGCGCCTGTACCCGGCCGGCTGGCTGCTGCCCCGGCACGTCATGCAGGACGCGGAGATCGGCGGTGTGCGGGTGCGGAAGGGCTCGACCGTGCTGATCTGCCCTTACGCCACCCAGCGGCTGGAGGAGTTCTGGGAGCGCCCGCGCGAGTTCGACCCCGAGCGGTTCGCGCCGGAGAACGGGGAGCGCAGGCACCGGTACGCCTACTTCCCCTTCGGCGGCGGCCCGCACAAATGCCTGGGCGAGCACCTGTTCCATGTCGAGACGCCGCTCGTGGTGGCGTCCATCCTCAGCCGCTTCCGCCTGTCGGTGCGGACCCCGGGGCCGTTCAGCACCTCGTGGGCCGCCTCGCTGCGTCCCAGGCAGCGGGTCGAGCTGGGCCTGTCCTTCGCCGGCCGCGACCGGAGCGGGGCTTGCCGATGA
- a CDS encoding terpene synthase family protein — protein MTTRPLPGGRPTAAECGAICAGAGRAQRDMREWAETYPGLFSARPFDAALYSTLSLAMAFSGPWFTAGQLRMANKTSLWAFGLDWLVDYAATSRQEVGDIARRCLEVAAGGPPSPGDDLTRMLADIRDELSCSPAFPELGPVWRDELRRMLDGMLVEWDWRSEKAAPTFEEYLGNADNLGFSFAFTAHWIHVTGHGPVTDVERMREAGRAVQRVIRLLNDLGTYERDVVWGDLNVLLLGDDRAAVERRITELTAHARGLLASLDTHPELAGYMERQMDFCAGFYRVGDYWGTL, from the coding sequence ATGACGACCCGGCCCCTTCCCGGCGGCCGGCCGACGGCCGCGGAGTGCGGGGCGATCTGCGCCGGAGCCGGGCGGGCCCAGCGGGACATGCGCGAATGGGCGGAGACCTACCCCGGCCTCTTCTCGGCCCGCCCCTTCGACGCCGCCCTGTACAGCACGCTCTCACTCGCCATGGCGTTCAGCGGACCCTGGTTCACCGCCGGGCAACTGCGGATGGCGAACAAGACCTCCCTCTGGGCGTTCGGACTGGACTGGCTCGTCGACTACGCCGCCACCTCGCGGCAGGAGGTCGGCGACATCGCCCGGCGATGCCTGGAGGTGGCCGCGGGCGGCCCGCCGTCACCCGGCGACGACCTCACCCGCATGCTCGCCGACATCCGGGACGAGCTCTCCTGCTCACCCGCGTTCCCCGAACTCGGCCCGGTCTGGCGCGACGAGCTGCGGCGCATGCTGGACGGGATGCTCGTGGAGTGGGACTGGAGGAGCGAGAAGGCCGCGCCGACGTTCGAGGAGTACCTCGGCAACGCCGACAACCTCGGTTTCTCCTTCGCGTTCACCGCCCACTGGATCCACGTCACGGGCCATGGCCCGGTGACGGACGTCGAACGGATGCGTGAGGCGGGCCGGGCCGTGCAACGGGTCATCCGCCTCCTCAACGACCTGGGCACCTACGAGCGGGACGTCGTCTGGGGAGACCTCAACGTGCTCCTGCTCGGCGACGACCGCGCCGCGGTCGAGCGGCGGATAACCGAGCTGACGGCCCACGCCCGGGGACTGCTCGCCTCGCTGGACACCCATCCGGAACTGGCCGGTTACATGGAACGGCAGATGGACTTCTGCGCCGGGTTCTACCGGGTCGGTGACTACTGGGGGACGCTGTGA
- a CDS encoding prenyltransferase/squalene oxidase repeat-containing protein, protein MRPGLPAARPASGVPADIDVADAARELVAGLSATPWGRVSASPYETGRVVSLAPWLDGHAERVDFLLTTQRADGCWGPPEGYGLVPTLSAVEALLAERRREHPCVDPDLLAKVAGRGLEVVRGWSLEGVGACLPDMPAIELIVPSLLSLIDGHLGGEPPGTVGGLPGAPGPLPGVGGAKLAKVRERLASGAPVPQKLVHALEVADGETVAAAGVVPTPMPGRMAAVGASPGASAAWLAALGESAVRGEDASDGSAGPAGAGAAVRRYLEAVVSAFGGPVPCAVPITVFERGWVLSWLLRAGVPLEVPAGLVTGLREALGPEGTPTGPGLPPDADTTSVALHALALLGDPVEPSGLWPYETGTHFCTWQGEEGASPTVNAHVLDAVGEYLRRGGNPAPRYAAVVPRLSAWLRARQAADGSWLDRWHASPYYATACCALALEDFGGAESRAAVRGAARWVLGSQRADGSWGRWEGTAEETAYALQTLLLAGDSLGEERRAAAVRRGHRYLLGAVTEDGGPVDAPPLWHDKDLYCPETVVRAVVLGALHLARRYPLTESAASVSSPGGCPPATRP, encoded by the coding sequence GTGAGGCCCGGCCTCCCGGCCGCCCGGCCGGCGTCCGGAGTCCCGGCGGACATCGACGTGGCCGACGCGGCACGGGAACTGGTCGCCGGGCTGTCGGCCACGCCGTGGGGCCGGGTGTCCGCCTCCCCCTACGAGACCGGCCGGGTGGTGAGCCTGGCGCCGTGGCTGGACGGTCACGCCGAGCGGGTCGACTTCCTGCTCACCACCCAGCGAGCGGACGGCTGCTGGGGTCCCCCCGAGGGCTACGGTCTCGTCCCGACCCTGAGCGCCGTCGAGGCGCTCCTGGCCGAGCGCCGGCGGGAGCACCCCTGCGTCGATCCCGATCTCCTGGCCAAGGTCGCCGGCCGCGGACTGGAGGTCGTGCGGGGCTGGTCGCTCGAGGGCGTGGGAGCCTGCCTGCCGGACATGCCGGCGATCGAACTGATCGTGCCGTCCCTGCTCTCTCTGATCGACGGCCACCTCGGCGGGGAACCGCCGGGCACGGTCGGCGGACTCCCCGGCGCTCCGGGGCCGTTGCCGGGTGTCGGCGGCGCCAAGCTGGCGAAGGTCAGGGAGCGGCTGGCGTCGGGTGCGCCGGTGCCCCAGAAACTGGTTCACGCGCTGGAGGTCGCGGACGGGGAGACGGTGGCCGCCGCCGGAGTCGTCCCCACACCGATGCCAGGCCGGATGGCGGCCGTCGGGGCCTCCCCCGGGGCGAGCGCCGCCTGGCTGGCCGCGCTGGGAGAGAGCGCGGTGCGGGGTGAGGATGCCTCTGACGGCTCGGCGGGGCCCGCCGGGGCGGGAGCGGCCGTGCGACGGTATCTGGAGGCGGTCGTATCCGCCTTCGGCGGGCCGGTGCCGTGCGCCGTCCCCATCACGGTGTTCGAGCGCGGCTGGGTGCTGAGCTGGCTGCTGCGCGCCGGAGTTCCGCTGGAGGTGCCGGCCGGACTGGTGACCGGCCTGCGTGAGGCGCTCGGTCCCGAGGGCACTCCCACCGGCCCCGGGCTGCCGCCGGACGCCGACACCACGTCCGTCGCCCTCCACGCGCTGGCGCTGCTGGGCGACCCCGTCGAGCCGTCCGGGCTGTGGCCCTACGAGACCGGTACCCACTTCTGCACCTGGCAGGGGGAGGAAGGCGCGTCCCCGACGGTCAACGCGCACGTGCTCGACGCCGTCGGAGAGTATCTGCGCCGCGGCGGGAACCCCGCTCCCCGCTACGCCGCCGTCGTGCCCAGGCTCTCCGCGTGGCTGCGCGCGCGGCAGGCCGCCGACGGAAGCTGGCTGGACCGCTGGCACGCCTCGCCGTACTACGCGACGGCGTGCTGCGCGCTCGCGCTGGAGGACTTCGGCGGTGCCGAGTCGAGGGCCGCGGTGCGCGGGGCCGCCCGCTGGGTGCTCGGCAGCCAGCGGGCGGACGGGTCGTGGGGGCGGTGGGAGGGAACGGCGGAGGAGACCGCGTACGCGTTGCAGACGCTGCTGCTGGCCGGTGACTCGCTGGGTGAGGAGCGGCGCGCGGCGGCCGTGCGCCGCGGACACCGCTATCTCCTGGGGGCCGTCACCGAGGACGGCGGCCCCGTCGACGCCCCGCCGCTCTGGCACGACAAGGACCTCTACTGCCCGGAGACCGTCGTGCGGGCGGTCGTGCTGGGTGCCCTCCACCTCGCACGGCGGTATCCGCTCACCGAGTCCGCCGCGTCCGTGTCGTCGCCCGGTGGGTGCCCGCCTGCCACCCGACCATGA
- a CDS encoding sensor histidine kinase — protein MDAMRARNERLRAKVTALLVSLIALWAFTAWVTVRDGLNMLGVTTLNANVADPSERLIVELQAERRLSMIALGRPGTERRRHEALAAQRKRTDESGADFRELTAGSGVELLGSAPLKRRIAETVRLLDSLAATRKAIDSGQAERAQAATAFTEILGAVFRVYDSMATLDDEEIAKDTRTLITMNRARDLLSQEDALVIGALTAGRLTAGERVQLAEISGTRRFLLDQAVLDLPAADRDAYRKLAGTEQFTQLHAMESLLIDDANAVLTGLVDARRWSAAAQPAHAELAKVVLTAGSGVVERSGPVATGVIVRLALAGGLGLLAVIASVVLSITTARALVRQLEKLRVAAWELANERLPSVVERIGHGETVDVAAEAPPLKFGDDQIGQVGQAFNAVQRTAVKVAAEQAQLRRDIADILRNLARRTQSLVHRQLSVLDVMERRENDPQELRDLFRLDHLATRMRRYAENLLVLSGASPGRTWREAVPMIDVVRGSLAEIEDYTRIDVMPLGDVSLDGRAVSDVIHLIAELVENAASFSPPYTTVQVSGRTVAHGYALEIEDRGLGMSAADIAATNERIADPPELKLSGNARLGLYVVSRLAERHDIRVTFKASPYGGTTVVVLIPKELVTEEEEGGHHAGVGVPQARTAGAGEMNGTTAAVAAVRNRVGEPSAFTDTIAPAEENGVEEPDTGYSDGAGYSGGPGRAASPGRTGGPSKKPARAVNGTTIPPVLPPPDSTHTPGGLPRRVPQTHLAAPLQEADPAPVPPPPADDDERSPEQVRAAMASFQSGTRRGRDDAARLLTGGATADEDGPAV, from the coding sequence ATGGATGCTATGCGCGCGCGCAACGAGCGATTGCGGGCCAAGGTGACGGCACTGCTGGTGTCGTTGATCGCGCTCTGGGCGTTCACCGCATGGGTTACGGTCCGTGACGGTCTGAACATGCTGGGCGTGACGACCCTCAACGCCAATGTGGCCGACCCGAGCGAGCGGCTCATCGTCGAGTTGCAGGCCGAACGCCGGCTCAGCATGATCGCGCTGGGCAGACCGGGAACGGAGCGCCGGCGGCACGAGGCGCTGGCCGCCCAGCGCAAGCGCACCGACGAGAGCGGCGCGGACTTCCGGGAGCTCACCGCCGGCAGCGGCGTGGAACTGCTGGGAAGCGCGCCGCTGAAGCGCCGCATCGCGGAGACCGTCCGGCTGCTGGACTCGCTGGCCGCCACGCGCAAGGCGATCGACAGCGGACAGGCGGAGCGGGCCCAGGCCGCCACGGCGTTCACCGAGATCCTCGGCGCCGTCTTCCGCGTCTACGACTCGATGGCCACCCTGGACGACGAGGAGATCGCCAAGGACACCCGGACGCTCATCACGATGAACCGGGCCCGCGACCTGTTGTCGCAGGAGGACGCGCTGGTGATCGGTGCCCTGACGGCGGGCCGGCTGACCGCCGGTGAGCGTGTCCAGCTCGCGGAGATCAGCGGCACTCGGCGGTTCCTGCTCGACCAGGCGGTGTTGGACCTGCCCGCCGCCGACCGGGACGCCTACCGGAAACTGGCCGGCACCGAGCAGTTCACCCAGCTGCACGCCATGGAGTCGCTACTGATCGACGACGCGAACGCGGTGCTGACCGGCCTGGTCGACGCCCGGCGCTGGAGCGCCGCCGCGCAACCGGCGCATGCCGAGCTGGCGAAGGTCGTGCTCACCGCCGGCAGCGGCGTGGTCGAGCGGTCCGGCCCGGTGGCCACCGGCGTCATCGTGCGGCTCGCCCTCGCCGGTGGCCTGGGCCTGCTGGCCGTCATCGCCTCCGTCGTCCTGTCCATCACCACGGCCCGAGCACTGGTCCGGCAGCTGGAGAAGCTCCGCGTGGCGGCCTGGGAGCTGGCCAACGAACGGCTGCCCTCGGTGGTCGAGCGGATCGGTCACGGGGAGACGGTCGACGTCGCCGCGGAGGCGCCGCCGCTCAAGTTCGGCGACGACCAGATCGGCCAGGTCGGCCAGGCGTTCAACGCCGTGCAGCGGACCGCCGTCAAGGTCGCGGCGGAGCAGGCCCAGCTGCGGCGCGACATCGCCGACATCCTGCGCAACCTGGCCCGTCGCACCCAGTCGCTCGTGCACCGCCAGCTGAGCGTGCTCGACGTCATGGAGCGGCGCGAGAACGATCCGCAGGAGCTGCGCGACCTGTTCCGGCTCGACCACCTGGCCACCCGCATGCGCCGCTACGCGGAGAACCTGCTCGTGCTGTCCGGCGCGTCACCGGGCCGCACCTGGCGCGAGGCCGTCCCGATGATCGACGTGGTCCGCGGCTCCCTCGCCGAGATCGAGGACTACACCCGCATCGACGTGATGCCGCTGGGAGACGTCTCGCTGGACGGCCGGGCGGTCAGCGACGTCATCCACCTGATCGCCGAGCTGGTCGAGAACGCCGCGTCCTTCTCACCCCCCTACACCACGGTGCAGGTCAGCGGTCGCACGGTGGCCCACGGCTACGCACTGGAGATCGAGGACCGGGGCCTGGGCATGAGCGCGGCGGACATCGCCGCGACCAACGAGCGGATCGCCGACCCGCCCGAGCTGAAACTGTCCGGCAACGCCCGCCTCGGCCTGTACGTCGTCAGCCGCCTGGCCGAGCGGCACGACATCCGGGTGACCTTCAAGGCGTCCCCGTACGGCGGCACGACCGTCGTCGTCCTCATCCCGAAGGAACTGGTCACCGAAGAGGAGGAGGGCGGCCACCACGCCGGGGTCGGCGTGCCGCAGGCCCGCACGGCGGGCGCCGGAGAGATGAACGGCACCACGGCCGCGGTCGCCGCCGTGCGCAACCGGGTCGGTGAGCCGTCGGCGTTCACCGACACGATCGCCCCGGCCGAGGAGAACGGCGTGGAGGAGCCGGACACCGGGTACTCCGACGGCGCCGGGTACTCCGGAGGTCCGGGCCGCGCCGCGTCCCCCGGCCGGACCGGCGGCCCCTCGAAGAAACCGGCGCGAGCGGTGAACGGGACGACGATTCCCCCCGTGCTGCCTCCCCCCGACAGCACGCACACCCCCGGCGGCCTGCCGCGGCGGGTCCCGCAGACCCACCTGGCCGCCCCCCTGCAGGAGGCCGACCCCGCCCCCGTGCCGCCCCCGCCGGCCGACGACGACGAGCGCTCGCCGGAGCAGGTCCGCGCCGCCATGGCGTCCTTCCAGAGCGGCACGCGCCGAGGCCGCGACGACGCGGCGCGGTTGCTGACCGGAGGCGCCACCGCGGACGAGGACGGACCCGCCGTGTGA
- a CDS encoding roadblock/LC7 domain-containing protein gives MVQGTGSFTDLAWLLDDLVKRVDDAHHGVVFSTDGLLLAASADFSPADAEHLAAVGSAVQSLGRGVSERVGGGPVRQTIIEMRAAYLIVTAAGQNACLAVLCGTEADVGLVAYEMAMLVTRVGQYLTAPTRTAESSLGDDATR, from the coding sequence GTGGTGCAGGGAACAGGATCTTTCACCGACCTGGCCTGGTTGCTGGACGACCTGGTCAAGCGCGTGGACGACGCTCATCACGGGGTCGTCTTCTCCACCGACGGCCTGTTGCTGGCCGCGTCGGCGGACTTCTCCCCGGCCGACGCCGAGCACCTGGCCGCCGTGGGATCGGCGGTCCAGAGCCTGGGACGCGGGGTCAGCGAGCGTGTCGGCGGCGGTCCCGTGCGCCAGACCATCATCGAGATGCGGGCGGCCTACCTGATCGTCACCGCCGCCGGGCAGAACGCCTGCCTGGCGGTGCTCTGCGGCACCGAGGCCGACGTGGGCCTGGTGGCCTACGAGATGGCCATGCTCGTCACCCGCGTCGGCCAGTACCTCACCGCGCCGACCCGGACGGCCGAGTCCTCCCTCGGGGACGACGCCACGCGATGA
- a CDS encoding DUF742 domain-containing protein, which yields MSRSEEQPEAQWVGDEAGPIVRPYILTRGRTEPSLGRFDLITLAVAIRPVSPREPGMDPECLAIVRFCRQAQSVAEIAAHLNLPAGTVRVLLGDLLDQGYIALQEPHSETDMHDERLYRAVLDGLRAL from the coding sequence ATGAGCCGGTCCGAGGAGCAGCCAGAGGCGCAGTGGGTCGGGGACGAGGCGGGACCGATCGTCCGGCCGTACATCCTCACGCGGGGCAGGACCGAACCGAGCCTCGGCAGGTTCGACCTCATCACCCTCGCGGTCGCCATCCGTCCCGTCTCGCCCCGTGAACCCGGCATGGACCCGGAGTGTCTCGCCATCGTCCGGTTCTGCCGCCAGGCCCAGTCCGTCGCGGAGATCGCCGCCCACCTCAACCTTCCCGCGGGCACCGTCCGTGTCCTGCTCGGCGACCTGCTCGACCAGGGGTACATCGCACTGCAAGAACCTCACTCGGAGACGGACATGCATGATGAGAGGCTGTACAGGGCGGTGCTGGATGGACTCCGTGCGCTCTGA
- a CDS encoding GTP-binding protein, whose protein sequence is MDSVRSDRDPDPVRSGRDAGRVKLPTAVKILVAGGFGAGKTTLVGAVSEIEPLRTEETLSDRGIGVDDLSGVETKQTTTVAMDFGRITIGDAYRLYLFGTPGQERFWFLWDELALGALGAVVLADTRRLADCFPSLDYFERRETPFVVAVNCFEGARRYDLDEVRLGLTLHPDVPIILCDARKRESGKEVLITLVEHAMRMRLGAEPPREPAPAR, encoded by the coding sequence ATGGACTCCGTGCGCTCTGACCGTGACCCGGACCCGGTGCGCTCCGGCCGCGACGCCGGGCGGGTGAAACTCCCCACGGCGGTCAAGATCCTGGTCGCCGGCGGGTTCGGGGCGGGGAAGACCACACTGGTCGGCGCGGTCTCCGAGATCGAGCCGCTGCGCACCGAGGAGACCCTGAGCGACCGCGGCATCGGGGTCGACGACCTGTCCGGGGTGGAGACCAAGCAGACCACCACGGTCGCCATGGACTTCGGCCGCATCACCATCGGTGACGCCTACCGGCTCTACCTGTTCGGCACCCCGGGGCAGGAGCGCTTCTGGTTCCTCTGGGACGAGCTGGCCCTGGGTGCGCTGGGGGCGGTGGTCCTGGCCGACACCCGCAGGCTGGCCGACTGCTTCCCCTCCCTCGACTACTTCGAGCGGCGTGAGACGCCGTTCGTCGTCGCCGTCAACTGCTTCGAGGGGGCCCGCCGCTACGACCTCGACGAGGTCAGGCTCGGCCTGACCCTCCACCCGGACGTCCCGATCATCCTGTGCGACGCCCGGAAACGGGAGTCGGGCAAGGAGGTGCTGATCACCCTCGTGGAGCACGCGATGCGGATGCGCCTGGGTGCGGAACCGCCACGGGAGCCGGCCCCGGCCCGCTGA
- a CDS encoding polyphosphate kinase 2 family protein yields MKRLSEVDLSGKLPKKEAAERLDAALERLLRLRLILGGQIGDKRIGPPLCVVFEGWDASGKGGAIKRLVRPLDPRHVRVAQFSAPTYDEKRHHFLWRFWPALPGWGGMAVFDRSWYGRVLVERVEGFATPEQWSRAYEEIVEFERTLVAEGMIMVKFWLHVSDAEQLRRFQDRATDPLRTWKLTDEDWRNRAKRPEYEAAVEDMLARTDHPKAPWHVVPGDDKRLARVMVVETVCAAVEAELTARGHTLDVPSPQLDD; encoded by the coding sequence ATGAAACGCCTCTCCGAAGTCGACCTGTCCGGGAAGCTCCCCAAGAAGGAGGCCGCCGAACGCCTCGACGCCGCGCTCGAACGCCTGCTCCGCCTGCGGCTCATCCTGGGCGGCCAGATCGGTGACAAGCGCATCGGCCCGCCGCTGTGCGTGGTCTTCGAGGGATGGGACGCCTCCGGCAAGGGAGGGGCCATCAAGCGCCTGGTGCGTCCGCTCGACCCACGCCACGTGCGCGTCGCCCAGTTCTCCGCGCCGACGTACGACGAGAAACGCCACCACTTCCTGTGGCGGTTCTGGCCGGCGCTGCCCGGCTGGGGCGGCATGGCCGTGTTCGACCGGTCCTGGTACGGGCGGGTGCTGGTGGAGCGGGTCGAGGGTTTCGCCACCCCGGAACAGTGGTCCCGCGCGTACGAGGAGATCGTGGAGTTCGAGCGGACCCTCGTCGCCGAGGGCATGATCATGGTCAAGTTCTGGCTGCACGTGTCCGACGCCGAGCAGCTGCGCCGTTTCCAGGACCGGGCCACCGACCCGCTGCGGACCTGGAAACTCACCGACGAGGACTGGCGCAACAGGGCCAAGCGTCCGGAGTACGAGGCCGCGGTGGAGGACATGCTCGCCCGCACCGACCATCCGAAGGCCCCGTGGCACGTGGTCCCCGGCGATGACAAGCGCCTGGCCCGGGTCATGGTGGTGGAGACGGTCTGCGCCGCCGTCGAGGCCGAGCTCACCGCCCGCGGCCACACGCTGGACGTCCCGTCCCCGCAGCTGGACGACTGA